The Sandaracinus amylolyticus genomic interval TCGCGTCGCCCTGGCCGCCGTCGGGTGTCGAGCCGCCGTCCGGAGCTGCAGGAGCTGGCTCGCCGCACGCGATCAGCAGCACGAGGACGAGCGGAGCCGAGACGAGAAGAGACGTGCGCACGCGCGCGAACGTGCCTGTCGCGCCGGGAGCGGTCAATCGCCGACGAGCGACGATCACGTCGTCGGGACCGGCGTCGTCGAGGGCGCCTCGTCGCTCGCTTCGGGCTTGCGGATCCGCACTCGCTGCACGCGACGCGCGCTCGCGTCCACGACCTCGAGGACCGTCGCGTCCTCCATCACGACGCGCGCGCCCACGCTCGGCACGGCGCCGAGGCGCGCGAGCACGAGCCCGCCGAGCGTCGCCCACCGCGGGCTCGTCGGCAGCTCGAGATCGAGGCGTCGATTCACCACGTGCACGCGCGTCGTCGCCGGCAGCACGTACGAGCCGTCCTCGTCGCGCAGGAACCCCGCGTCCTCGTGCGCGCCGCCGACGAGCAGCGAGCCCACGACCTCCTCCGCGAGATCGTCGATGTCGAGGAACCCCTCGACGCCGCCCGACTCGTCGACCACCACCGCGATCGGGATGCGTCGCGACTGCAGCTGATCGAGCACGTCGAGCGCGAGCGCGGTCTCGGGCACGGCGTGCACCGGCCGGAGGATCGCCTCGACCCCGCCCTGGACGCGCCCCGCGATGAGGCGCGCCACGTCGCGCGAGCGCACGTACCCGACGATGTCCTCGCCTCCACGCCGCACCGGGAAGCGCTCTTCGTCGGTCGCGTCGAGCGTCGCGGCGAGCTCGTCGGTCGTCGCGCTCGCGTCGATCGCCACGATCGCCGCGCGCGGGATCATCACCGAGCCGACGTGCAGATCGTCGAGCGAGATCGCGCGCGCGGCCATGTCCCCGGCGCGCTGCGAGACCTCGCCGGCGCCCGCAGCCTGGTCGATCACGGCGAGCACCTCGTCGCGCGAGATCTGCGACTCGGTGAAGCTCGTGCGATCGCCGAACACGCGCAGGATGAGGTTCGAGCTCGCGGTCAGCAGCCACACGAACGGCGCGCTCAGCCGGCCCAGCGCGAAGAGCGGGCGCGCCGCGACGAGCGCGTAGCGCTCCGACCACTTCAGCGCGAGCGACTTCGGCACGAGCTCGCCGAGCACCAGCGAGAGGTACGAGACGACCACGACTACGATCGTGAGCGCGATGCGCTCTCCGGTCTGGTGCGAGAGCCCGAAGGGCTCGAGCGCGCTCGCGAGCCGGTCCGCGATCGTCGCTCCGCCGAACGCCGCCGCGGTCGAGCCCACCACCGTGATCCCGATCTGGACCGTCGCGAGGAAACGCTCGGGATCGCGCCGGAGCCGCGCGAGGAACGCCCCGGCGCGGCTCTCCGTCGCGAGCTCCTCGAGGCGCGTCGAGCGCACCGAGATGATGGCGATCTCCGCGCCGGAGAACAGCCCGTTCGCGAGGATCAGGGCGAGCACGATCGCGATCTCGAGGGTCCAGGGCAAGGGTGTCGAGGCCTCCTGCCCCGGTACATGGCCGCGGACCGCGTCCACCGCACGTTCCGAGCCGCTGCCCGTCCGGAGTTGCGCGCGCAACCCTCGGAGTTGCGTGCGCAACTCTCACGGTTGCGTCTGCAACTCTGGCCGCGCATGCTCGCGGCGTGACCACCTCGACGACCACGGTGCCCACCGGCGAGCGCGACGCGCTGCGCCTCCGTGCCTCGCTGCAGCGCGTCGTGCGCCTCAGCGGCGCGCTCGAGCCCGACCGGACGGCGTGCGGCCTCGACCTCTCGCCGTCCCACGCGCACGCGCTGATGCTGCTCGCGTCGGCGCCCGAGCGATCGCTCGCGCCGCGCGATCTCGCCGGCGCGCTGGGACTCGACAAGAGCAGCGCGACGCGCCTCGTGCAGCGGATGACCGACGCCGGCCACCTCGAGGCCGCGCGCGACGCGGAGAACGCGCGCTTCGTGCGGCTCGCGCTCACCGCGAAGGGCGCGCGCGCCGCGCGCACGGTGGAGCGCGCGAGCCTCGAGCGTCACGCGCGGCTGGTCGCGGCCATCCCGCGGCGCGAGCGCGCGCGGGTGCTCGGCGCCATCGAGATCCTCGCCGAGGCGATGGCGGCGGTGCCGCCGGGAGGTGAAGGATGACGCGCGCGCGGCTCGTGCTCGCGGTGTTCGTGCTCGGCTGCTCCAGCGCGGCCGAGCCGCCACCGGCTCCTCGCCCCGATCCCTCGGCCGAGCTCGCCGCGCTCGATCCGCGCACGCCGGTGCCGCTGCTGCCGCGGATGGCGGCGCACCAGCGCGCGCAGATGCGCGATCACCTGCTCGTCGTGCAGGAGGTCACCGACGCGCTCGGGCGCGACGATCTCGAGGCCGCTGCGAGCGCCGCGTCGCGCCTCGGCACGAGCGACTCGATGACCGCGATGTGTACGCACATGGGCGCGGGCGCGCCCGGCTTCACCGAGCGCGCGCTCGAGATGCATCGCCAGGCCGACGCGATCGCGCTCGCCGCGCGCAGCGGAGATCGCGCGGCGACGACGCGCGCGCTCGCGACCACGCTCGCGTCGTGCACGGGCTGTCACGCGGCGTATCGGCAGCAGATCGTCGACGAGGCGCAGTGGACCGCGCTCACGGGCGCCGCGCAGCCGCACGGCGCGCACTGAACAGAAGCTCGGCTCGCGCTCCCGTCCGGGTCCTCCGGGGCGAGCACTCCGGCTGGTGAACGAAACTCGGCTCGCCGCTCCGGTCCCCTTTCGTCCGCGCGCTTCGCGCGCTCCCGTCCGGGCCCTCCGGGGCGAGCACTCCGGCTGGGCGCGCACTGAACAGAAGCCCGGCTCGCGCTCACTCAACCGACGCTTCGCTCGGCCTTCCGTGCGCGACCGATCGGACGAGCACTCCGGCTGGGGCTCAGAACCCGCGCGCGGGCGTGGGTCGCTGCAGCCAATTCGTCGACGGATACGCGCTCTCGCCCGAGACGACGTGGAGCGTGTACGCGTGGCGCGACGCGGGCGATCGGTTCGCGTGGCTCATGTGCGGGACGAGCCCGTCGAGCACGATCACCGCGCCCTTCTCGACCTCGAGCGGCACGAGCCGCGACTCGTCCCACGGCGTCTCGTCGTAGACCTCGAAGCGCGTCGAGCGCCCTTCGCGAACGAAGCGCGACTTGAGCCCCGCGCGATGTCCGCCGGGGATCGCCCAGAGGCACCCGTTGCCGCGGTGCGCGTCCTCCAGCGCGAACCAGAGCCCGAGCATCGCCTCGGGCTCGGTGTGGAGGAACGTCGAGTCCTGATGACAGCGCACCTCGCCGCCGATGAACGGCTGCTTGAAGATGTACATCGACTGCATCAGCAGCGGCGCCGCGAGGCCGAGCTCCGCGACGAGCGTCTCGATCTTCGGATCGCGCGAGAACGCGTCGATCTCCGGATCCAGATCGTGCAGGGCGTGCCCGATCTTGTTGATCGAGCGCTCCTTCGGCTGCCGCAGCGCGCCGGTCTCGTCGAACGCGTCCTCCTCGAAGAAGAACCGGATCTCGCCCGCCGAGTCGAGGAAGTGGTCGTCGCTGTGCCGCGTCTGCTCGTTCGTCGTGAACACGGAGCGGTGCGCGTCGGGATCGAACGCCGCGACGAGGCGATCGGCGTGGGCGCGCAGCGCGTCGCAGCGGGCGGGATCGACGAACCCCTCGAGCACCAGGAAGCCGTCGCGGTGATAGCGCTCGCGCGCGTCGGGGCTCAGCACGTCCATCGCGTGAATCCATCACGCGCACGCCGTGCGATCAAGGTCGCTCGTCGCGGTGATCCCGCAGCGTGCGCATCGCCGGCCACGGCGCGCCGCCCCACTTCGGGCGCGTGAGGCGCTGCGACGGATAGATCCCGCGATGCCCGGTGAGCAGGTACGCGATCACGGCGACGATCACGACGTGCGGCAGCACGCTCGCGCCGAGCAGCTCGACCGCCATGATCGAGAGCGCGAGCGGCGCGTTCGACGCGGCCGCGAACACCACCGCGAGCCCGACGCCCGCGCCCATGTCGATCGGCAGGCCCATCGCGCGCGCGAGCACGCTGCCCAGCGCGGCGCCGACGAAGAAGAGCGGCGTGACCTCGCCGCCGAGGAAGCCCGCGCCGATCGTGATCGCGGTGAAGAGCAGCTTCGCCGCGAAGGCGTAGACCGGGAGCGACGGATCGGAGAACGCGCGCACGATGGTCGGCACGCCGAGCCCGAGGTACTCGCTCGTGCCCATCAGCTGCCACAGCGCGACGACCGCCGCGCCGCCGAGGAACATCCGGAACGGCAGGCGCGTGACGCGCGCCTTCAGCGTCGTCTTGATCCGGTGCGTGAGCTCGATGAACGCGGTCGTCGTCGCCGCCATCGCAATCGCGAAGAGCGCCCACTGCGCGAGCAGCAGCGGCGTGAGCGCCAGCGGTGCGATGGTCGGGTAGGGCGTGTGCGCGATCCCCAGCGCGCGCGTGACGAGATCGCCGACGATCGACGCGACGAGCGCCGGCACCAGCGCGTCGTGCTGGAGGCGCCCGAGCACGATGAATTCGAGCCCGAAGACGCACCCGGCGATCGGCGTGCCGAACACGCTGCCGAACCCGCCGGCGACACCGGCTGCGAGGAGCTGGCGCCGCACCGGACCGTCGACGCCGAGGCGGAACGCGATCGCGTCGGCGAGGCTCGCGCCCATCTGCACCGCGGTGCCCTCGCGCCCGGCGCTGCCACCGAAGAGGTGCGTGAGCACGGTCCCGACGAGCACCATCGGCGCCATGCGCAGCGGGAGCTGCGGGCCTTCGTCGTGGATCGTGTCGATCACGAGGTTGTTGCCGCCTTCGATCGGGGCGCCCCATCGCTCGTAGATCGCACCGATCACCAGACCCGCGAGCGGCAGCGTGAAGACGATGATCTCGTGCTCGGTTCGGAAGTCGGTCGCGAGATCGAGCAGCCAGAGGAAGAGCGCGGACGCTGCGCCGCACGCGACGCCCACGAGCGCGCCCAGCGCGACCCACTGACCCAGCCGCTTCCATCCCTCGCGATCGATCATCGGCGTCCTTCGCGCGCCGGGCGCCGAGATCCTCGGAGACGCACGACGTCGCGTCAAGCGCGCGTGGTACACACGGAGCGGTGCTCGGCCGGCGCAACGAGCGGATCGCGATGCAGGACGCGCTCGCTGCGGGCGCGCGTGTGGTCACGCTCGTCGGGCCGGGCGGCGCAGGCAAGACCACGCTCGCCGAGGCGCACCTCGCCCGCTCGCGCGCGGTCGTCGTCGAGCTCGAGAGCCGTCGCGATCCGCTCGCTGCGATCGCGGAAGCGCTCGGGCTGCGCAGTGTCGCGATCGGCGCGGGCGAGGTCGCGGCGGCGCTCGATGCGCGCGGCATCGTCGACGTGCTCGTCGACCGTGCGGAGGGCGTCGTCGACGCGCTCGCAGCGGTGCTGCCCGTGCTGCTCGAGGGTGCGCCGGACGCGACGTGGGTCGTCACGTCGCGCGTGCGCCTCGGGATCCGCGACGAGCACGTGATCGCGATCGGCGGGCTCGACGAGGACGATGCGATCGCGCTGCTGCGAGCGCGCGCCCCGGGCTCCCACGACGAGGCGTCGCTGCGCGCGATCGCACGCGCGACCGAGGCCATGCCGCTCGCGCTCGAGCTCGCGGCGGCGCGCCTCGTCGACGAAGACCCGATGCTCGTCGCGCAGCGCATCGCAGCGCACCGCGACGCGGGCGCGGTCGGCGCCGCGATCGAGGGCGCGCTCGACGCGCTCGCGCCGCGGCTCGCCGTCGCGCTGAGGGCCTTCGCCGCGCTGGAAGGGCGGTTCGCGCACGACGCTGCGGACGCGCTGCTCGATGGACCGGCGTCGATCGCGGCGCTGCGCGATCGTGCGCTGATCCAGCGCGCAGCAGACGGTGCGCCCGGATGGCATCGACTGCACGACGAGATCCGCACGCGGGTGCGCGCGCGCACCGCGCGGGACGAGGCGGCGTCGAACGAAGCGCGGCTCGCGTCGTGGCTCGCGCGCGAGGCACCGCGATGGGCGCACGATCTGCACGAAGGAGAGCCCGCTGCCGCGCTGCGCGCGCTCGCCGCGCACGAGCGCGACCTCGTGCTCGCGTTCGAGCGCTGCCGCGATGGTGCCCCGGAGATCGCGGCCCGCATCGCGCTCGGCCTCGAGGCGTGGTGGCTCTCGCGCGCGCCCGAAGCGCGCCACGCCGCGCTCGTCGACGCGGCGATCGAGGCCGCGGATCGCGCGGGGGAGCTCGCGCTCGCGATCGACCTCGCGCGCGTTCGAGCGCGGGCGCTCTTCCTGCGCGGTCGGCTCCCCGAGGCGCGCGCCGCGTGCGCCGATGCGATGCAGCGCGCGCGCGCCGGCGGTGATCGCCGTGGGGCGCTCGCCGTGTCGAACGTCGCGTCGGCGATCGCGCGCGAGATGGGCGATCCCGGCGCGGCGCGCGCCCTCGCGGAGCGCGCGATCGAGGAGAGCCGCGCGCTGGCCGACGCCGAGGCCGAGGTGCGCGCGATGCACAACCTCGCCTCCGCGCTCGTCGTCGCGAACGACTTCGTGGCCGGCCGCGCGCTGTATCTCTCGACGCTGGCCGCGGCGCGCGAGCTGCGCATGCGCCGCATCGAAGCGCTCTGCCTCGCGAACCTCGCGATCGTGCACGAGGTGCTCGGTGAGCTCGATCTCTCACGTGCTCGGAGCGCACAAGGGATCGCCGCGTTCGCGGCGCAGGGCGATCGCATGATGACGGCGAAGCTCGCGATGCGCGCCGCGCGCGTCGACATCCGCACCGGCGCGCTGGACGAGGCCGAGCGCGCGATCGCGGGCGCGACGGCCGACGCCGAGCAGCTCGGCGATCGCGGCCTCTTGCTCGAGGCGCACCTCGCACGCGCGGAGCGGCATGCCGCCCGTGGCGAGCGAGCGCGCGCGCGGGCCGAGGCGGACGAGGCGCTCGCGCTGGCCCGTCGGCTTCGCGCCGGCGCCACGGTCCCCGAGATCGAGGCGCTCCTCGCTGCGCTCGGGGACGACGTGCGCGAGGCGCGCCGCGTCGAGCTCACGATCGACGAGGACGCCTCGTCGTTCGTGCTCGATGGCGGCGCGCGCGTCGATCTCGCGCGACGGGCGAGCCTGCGCCGGATCCTCGTGCACCTCGCCGCCGAGCATGCGCGCGGCGGCACGGCCAGCGCCGCGGCGCTCATCGCGATCGGCTGGCCCGGCGAGAAGATGAGCCCCGAGAGCGGCGCCGAGCGCGTCTACACCGCGATCGCGACGCTGCGACGGCTCGGCCTCGCGTCGGTGCTCGCGCGCCGCGACGGCGGGTACGCGCTCGATCCCGCCGTCGTCGTCGTCGCGCCCGACGCAGTGCGGTGAGCGCTCAGGGATCGCCCCAGAGATTCGTCGTGCCGAAGTGCGCCTCGACGAACGGATCCGAGCCGTGGAAGCGAAGCGGAAGCGTCTGCGCGAGACAGCTCGTGTCGAGCTCGGCCTCGGGATCGCGAACGAACTGCAGGAGCAGCTCGCGCCCGCACGTCGTGGTGTGATCGTCGGTGAGGACGCCCTGCGCGATCACCGAGTGCGCAGCGTTCGGGATCTCGACGTAGCGCTGGTGCGCGCCCTCGAGCCGATCGCCCCAGGCGCGCGCGTAGCGAGCGGGCGTCGCGGTGTCGAGATCGGCGTTCATCCCGAACACGGGAATCGACGTCTCTCCGTACTGCCCGGCGAGCGCATCCGAGTAACGCGGCCAGCCGTCGATCTCCCACCCGATCGAGCGCGAGACTCCGCGGCACATCAGCGTTCCTTCCCAGCGCGACTGCAGCTCCTCGCGCGAGGGATCGCTCGGCTCCCACATCTCGCCGGCGACGATGTTGACCGCGAGCGGGAACGAGTACTTTCGCGGTCCCCCGCCGCCCCCTCCGCCGATCGGCGGTGCGCCCATCGTGCCTGGCTGGAAGCTCGCGCCAGACGCGAAGATCGGTCCGAAGAACAGCTGATAGAGGTGCTGGATCACCGTGCGATCCGCGTCGTCGCATCGAGCCATCCGATGGATCAACGCGGGCACGAGCTGACGCGTGCCGTACCCGAACATCATCTGTCCGAGCGCGGTGCGCAGCAGCTCCACGTCGACGGCGGGGTCACCGAGCATCGGACAGTGACCCGCGGCGACGCGCTCGTGCAGCGTCGCGAGCGCCGCGACCGGATCGTCGCCGAGGTGCGCGCGACACGCCTCGTGCTCCGTGCATCGCGCGAGGATCGCGCGCCCGGCCTCGTCCTCCCAGAGATCCTGCTCGGACAGGAAGCAGTCGTCGGGCGCGCACATCGAGTCGAGCACGACGCCGTCGGCCTGATCCGGCGCGATCTGCAGGTATCGATTCGCGAGATAGGTGCCGTACGAGATCCCGAGCACGACGACCTGATCGCCCTCGTCGTGCTCGAGGTCGATCAGGTGCTGCACGTCGTGCGCGGCGCTCGTCGTCGAGAAGTGCGCGAGGCGCTCGGCGCCCCATCGCGCGAGCATCGCGTCGCGGCACGCGGGCCACTCCTCCGGCACGATGTGCGCGCCTCCGGGCGAGAACGGCGCCTCTTCGTTCGTGCACACGAGCCGCGTCGAGTCACCGGTGCCGCGATGATCGGGGAAGTAGATGTCGAGCCCGGGATCT includes:
- a CDS encoding hemolysin family protein, with product MPWTLEIAIVLALILANGLFSGAEIAIISVRSTRLEELATESRAGAFLARLRRDPERFLATVQIGITVVGSTAAAFGGATIADRLASALEPFGLSHQTGERIALTIVVVVVSYLSLVLGELVPKSLALKWSERYALVAARPLFALGRLSAPFVWLLTASSNLILRVFGDRTSFTESQISRDEVLAVIDQAAGAGEVSQRAGDMAARAISLDDLHVGSVMIPRAAIVAIDASATTDELAATLDATDEERFPVRRGGEDIVGYVRSRDVARLIAGRVQGGVEAILRPVHAVPETALALDVLDQLQSRRIPIAVVVDESGGVEGFLDIDDLAEEVVGSLLVGGAHEDAGFLRDEDGSYVLPATTRVHVVNRRLDLELPTSPRWATLGGLVLARLGAVPSVGARVVMEDATVLEVVDASARRVQRVRIRKPEASDEAPSTTPVPTT
- a CDS encoding alpha/beta hydrolase family protein: MGALALALALALAACGGDEVAALPDASVAMSDSGVMEDASVTSEAIAWASCTLQDAPGVTAECARVRVPLDWSAPEGEHIELFVERVVAAEPSGRAMWVLMGGPGQSGQDFEGLAAAIAARDPGLDIYFPDHRGTGDSTRLVCTNEEAPFSPGGAHIVPEEWPACRDAMLARWGAERLAHFSTTSAAHDVQHLIDLEHDEGDQVVVLGISYGTYLANRYLQIAPDQADGVVLDSMCAPDDCFLSEQDLWEDEAGRAILARCTEHEACRAHLGDDPVAALATLHERVAAGHCPMLGDPAVDVELLRTALGQMMFGYGTRQLVPALIHRMARCDDADRTVIQHLYQLFFGPIFASGASFQPGTMGAPPIGGGGGGGPRKYSFPLAVNIVAGEMWEPSDPSREELQSRWEGTLMCRGVSRSIGWEIDGWPRYSDALAGQYGETSIPVFGMNADLDTATPARYARAWGDRLEGAHQRYVEIPNAAHSVIAQGVLTDDHTTTCGRELLLQFVRDPEAELDTSCLAQTLPLRFHGSDPFVEAHFGTTNLWGDP
- a CDS encoding cytochrome c yields the protein MTRARLVLAVFVLGCSSAAEPPPAPRPDPSAELAALDPRTPVPLLPRMAAHQRAQMRDHLLVVQEVTDALGRDDLEAAASAASRLGTSDSMTAMCTHMGAGAPGFTERALEMHRQADAIALAARSGDRAATTRALATTLASCTGCHAAYRQQIVDEAQWTALTGAAQPHGAH
- a CDS encoding MarR family winged helix-turn-helix transcriptional regulator, which encodes MTTSTTTVPTGERDALRLRASLQRVVRLSGALEPDRTACGLDLSPSHAHALMLLASAPERSLAPRDLAGALGLDKSSATRLVQRMTDAGHLEAARDAENARFVRLALTAKGARAARTVERASLERHARLVAAIPRRERARVLGAIEILAEAMAAVPPGGEG
- a CDS encoding phytanoyl-CoA dioxygenase family protein, which codes for MDVLSPDARERYHRDGFLVLEGFVDPARCDALRAHADRLVAAFDPDAHRSVFTTNEQTRHSDDHFLDSAGEIRFFFEEDAFDETGALRQPKERSINKIGHALHDLDPEIDAFSRDPKIETLVAELGLAAPLLMQSMYIFKQPFIGGEVRCHQDSTFLHTEPEAMLGLWFALEDAHRGNGCLWAIPGGHRAGLKSRFVREGRSTRFEVYDETPWDESRLVPLEVEKGAVIVLDGLVPHMSHANRSPASRHAYTLHVVSGESAYPSTNWLQRPTPARGF
- a CDS encoding chloride channel protein, whose amino-acid sequence is MIDREGWKRLGQWVALGALVGVACGAASALFLWLLDLATDFRTEHEIIVFTLPLAGLVIGAIYERWGAPIEGGNNLVIDTIHDEGPQLPLRMAPMVLVGTVLTHLFGGSAGREGTAVQMGASLADAIAFRLGVDGPVRRQLLAAGVAGGFGSVFGTPIAGCVFGLEFIVLGRLQHDALVPALVASIVGDLVTRALGIAHTPYPTIAPLALTPLLLAQWALFAIAMAATTTAFIELTHRIKTTLKARVTRLPFRMFLGGAAVVALWQLMGTSEYLGLGVPTIVRAFSDPSLPVYAFAAKLLFTAITIGAGFLGGEVTPLFFVGAALGSVLARAMGLPIDMGAGVGLAVVFAAASNAPLALSIMAVELLGASVLPHVVIVAVIAYLLTGHRGIYPSQRLTRPKWGGAPWPAMRTLRDHRDERP